A single region of the Halorussus salinus genome encodes:
- a CDS encoding S8 family peptidase, with protein sequence MPFDNGVSRRSVLRVTGGSLAGLGASGPAAGDAPQRVEVNVGFAGQSGRSAALGAADRVVRKFDSLDIVTVEVPERAAEELADRPDVRYVEENGRMEALAQSLSWGHDRIDAERAHGCAQGAGADVAILDTGIDGNHPDLEANLGAGGYAVQCSSYSAECTYDWGDDNGHGTHCAGIVGAVDNGRGILGVAPKATLHSVKVLGANGGGSYSDIASGIEYVADQGWDVANLSLGGSASSAVEDACRYAYDNGVLLVAAAGNSGPCSDCVGYPAAYDECVAVSATTRSDSLSTFSSTGPEIEIAAPGSDIYSTYVGGGYRSLSGTSMAAPLVSGVGALLMGDPNNYSNTKARNILCQTAQPIGLSGNQSGCGLVDAEAAACY encoded by the coding sequence ATGCCATTCGATAACGGCGTTTCCAGACGAAGCGTGCTTCGAGTGACCGGCGGTTCGCTGGCGGGTCTCGGGGCGAGCGGTCCCGCCGCGGGCGACGCTCCCCAGCGCGTCGAAGTGAACGTCGGGTTCGCGGGTCAGAGCGGTCGGTCTGCCGCGCTCGGTGCCGCCGACCGTGTGGTCCGGAAGTTCGACTCGCTCGACATCGTGACCGTCGAGGTGCCCGAGCGCGCCGCCGAGGAGCTAGCCGACCGACCCGACGTGCGCTACGTCGAGGAGAACGGTCGGATGGAGGCGCTCGCTCAGAGCCTGTCGTGGGGCCACGACCGAATCGACGCCGAGCGCGCGCACGGTTGCGCGCAGGGCGCTGGCGCGGACGTGGCCATCCTCGACACGGGTATCGACGGCAATCACCCCGACCTCGAAGCCAACCTCGGTGCTGGCGGGTACGCCGTCCAGTGTAGCTCCTACTCCGCGGAGTGTACCTACGACTGGGGCGACGACAACGGCCACGGGACCCACTGCGCTGGCATCGTCGGCGCGGTGGACAACGGTCGGGGCATCCTCGGCGTCGCGCCGAAGGCGACGCTCCACTCGGTGAAGGTCCTCGGAGCGAACGGCGGCGGGTCGTACTCCGACATCGCCTCGGGCATCGAGTACGTCGCCGACCAAGGCTGGGACGTGGCGAACCTGAGCCTCGGCGGGAGCGCGTCCAGCGCGGTCGAAGACGCCTGCCGATACGCCTACGACAACGGCGTCCTGCTCGTCGCGGCCGCCGGGAACTCCGGCCCCTGTTCGGACTGCGTGGGCTACCCCGCCGCTTACGACGAGTGCGTCGCGGTGTCGGCGACCACGAGGAGCGACAGTCTGTCGACGTTCTCCTCGACTGGACCGGAGATCGAAATCGCCGCACCGGGGAGCGACATCTACTCGACGTACGTCGGCGGCGGCTACCGCTCGCTGTCGGGGACTTCGATGGCGGCCCCGCTCGTCAGCGGCGTCGGGGCGCTCCTGATGGGCGACCCGAACAACTACTCGAACACGAAGGCCCGGAACATCCTCTGTCAGACGGCCCAGCCCATCGGGCTCTCCGGCAACCAGTCGGGCTGTGGCCTCGTGGACGCCGAAGCGGCGGCCTGCTACTAG
- a CDS encoding BsuPI-related putative proteinase inhibitor, producing the protein MTLQSSVDTTVESDRVVFEYTVENASDAPEEVQFRSSLLADFALLDGDDEVWRASDGQMFAQMIQNETFGAGETRTFTDEWDDPDPGDYTVVATLNAMGDDAEARTDFSV; encoded by the coding sequence ATGACGCTCCAGAGTTCCGTGGACACGACCGTCGAGTCCGACCGCGTGGTCTTCGAGTACACCGTCGAGAACGCGAGCGACGCGCCCGAGGAGGTCCAGTTCCGGAGTTCCCTGCTCGCGGACTTCGCCCTCCTCGACGGCGACGACGAGGTCTGGCGGGCCAGCGACGGCCAGATGTTCGCCCAGATGATTCAAAACGAGACGTTCGGCGCGGGCGAGACCCGGACGTTCACCGACGAGTGGGACGACCCCGACCCCGGCGACTACACCGTCGTCGCCACACTGAACGCGATGGGCGACGACGCCGAGGCCCGGACCGACTTCTCGGTGTGA
- a CDS encoding tRNA (cytidine(56)-2'-O)-methyltransferase gives MQGEPEVAVLRLGHRPGRDERMTTHVGLTARALGADRAILAGDASKSQGTVEDITDRFGGPFDVELTDSPKAVIRDWPGQVVHLTMYGERVQDVEDEIRAAHRGADDDTEEDASEGDPILAVVGSQKVSFDVYEEADYNVGVTNQPHSEVAGLAVFLDRLFEGRELEREWSDADQTVVPKATGKKVVPADEE, from the coding sequence ATGCAAGGCGAACCCGAAGTGGCGGTCCTCCGCCTCGGTCACCGGCCGGGCCGCGACGAGCGCATGACGACCCACGTCGGCCTGACCGCGCGGGCGCTGGGGGCCGACCGCGCGATTCTGGCGGGCGACGCGAGCAAGTCGCAAGGGACCGTCGAGGACATCACCGACCGCTTCGGCGGCCCATTCGACGTGGAGTTGACCGACAGTCCGAAGGCGGTCATCCGCGACTGGCCGGGGCAGGTCGTTCACCTGACGATGTACGGCGAGCGCGTCCAAGACGTGGAAGACGAGATTCGGGCGGCGCACCGCGGCGCGGACGACGACACCGAGGAGGACGCCAGCGAAGGCGACCCGATTCTGGCGGTCGTCGGCTCGCAGAAGGTCTCGTTCGACGTGTACGAGGAGGCCGACTACAACGTCGGCGTGACCAACCAACCCCACTCGGAGGTCGCCGGACTCGCGGTGTTCTTGGACCGCCTGTTCGAGGGCCGGGAACTGGAACGGGAGTGGAGCGACGCGGACCAGACCGTCGTGCCGAAAGCGACCGGGAAGAAAGTGGTTCCGGCGGACGAGGAGTAA
- a CDS encoding transcription factor → MAFEDLLEDPVIQKYLHELVGPKGMPVAAAPPDGEVTDEELAEELDLELNDVRRALFILYENDLATYRRLRDEDSGWLTYLWTFQYDNIPDNLEEEMHRLLDALEQREDYERQHEFYLCEVCSIRFEFGEAMDFGFECPECGSPLESMENSRLIDSMEQRLEDLREELNVEKLEEAEA, encoded by the coding sequence ATGGCTTTTGAGGACTTACTGGAGGACCCAGTAATTCAGAAATATCTTCACGAGTTGGTCGGTCCGAAGGGAATGCCCGTCGCCGCGGCCCCGCCGGACGGCGAGGTCACCGACGAGGAGCTAGCCGAGGAGCTAGACCTCGAACTCAACGACGTTCGGCGCGCGCTGTTCATCCTCTACGAGAACGACCTCGCCACCTATCGCCGCCTGCGTGACGAGGACTCGGGATGGCTCACCTACCTCTGGACGTTCCAGTACGACAACATCCCGGACAACCTCGAAGAGGAGATGCACCGCCTGCTCGACGCGCTCGAACAGCGCGAGGACTACGAGCGCCAACACGAGTTCTACCTGTGTGAGGTCTGTTCGATTCGCTTCGAGTTCGGCGAGGCGATGGACTTCGGCTTCGAGTGTCCCGAGTGCGGCTCGCCGCTCGAATCCATGGAGAACAGCCGGCTCATCGACTCGATGGAGCAGCGACTCGAAGACCTCCGCGAGGAACTCAACGTCGAGAAACTCGAAGAGGCCGAGGCATAG
- a CDS encoding DUF2110 family protein, whose amino-acid sequence MVVLATKVYVEGDARERSLDALRSLVANEVEDLDVEYTVGVRHDDFAVVTIEGDDEVVARNLLREAYGEVTPNFEPGETYVGTLEGWDDEGWLLDAGEEIRIPASELGLGQGTPVQIVERFGLVQHTPLKFVYGGDADGSGANADGDGSEASGDGDDADAEPKPHRLADEERDRLYDWTRGAGRVNVNSATRGEVRATVNRAGHARDIVTVERLGLLEQSIVCKDETDPPGLLAAIGSYLPAEIRCVIP is encoded by the coding sequence ATGGTCGTACTCGCCACCAAGGTGTACGTCGAGGGCGACGCCCGCGAGCGGTCGCTCGACGCGCTCCGGTCGCTGGTCGCCAACGAAGTCGAAGACTTGGACGTGGAGTACACCGTGGGCGTGCGCCACGACGACTTCGCGGTCGTCACCATCGAGGGCGACGACGAAGTGGTCGCGCGCAACCTCCTCCGGGAGGCCTACGGCGAGGTCACGCCGAACTTCGAGCCGGGCGAGACCTACGTCGGCACGCTCGAAGGGTGGGACGACGAAGGCTGGCTCCTCGACGCTGGCGAGGAGATTCGTATCCCCGCCAGCGAACTCGGACTCGGACAGGGGACGCCGGTCCAAATCGTCGAGCGGTTCGGTCTCGTCCAGCACACGCCCCTGAAGTTCGTCTACGGCGGCGACGCGGACGGCTCCGGAGCGAACGCCGACGGTGACGGCTCCGAAGCGAGCGGCGACGGGGACGATGCCGACGCCGAACCGAAACCCCACCGCCTCGCCGACGAGGAGCGCGACCGCCTCTACGACTGGACGCGGGGCGCGGGGCGAGTCAACGTCAACAGCGCGACCCGCGGGGAGGTCCGTGCGACGGTCAACCGCGCGGGCCACGCCCGCGACATCGTGACCGTCGAACGCCTCGGCCTGTTGGAACAGAGCATCGTCTGCAAGGACGAGACCGACCCGCCGGGGTTACTGGCGGCCATCGGGAGCTATCTGCCCGCGGAGATTCGGTGCGTCATCCCCTGA
- a CDS encoding DUF5803 family protein: MNRRLLLAAGTLALLAATAGCAGVFGNDQFSEKRLEGDANATYEWNTTADVTLNITSGQYQAIYDFSNRSQLKIYQRESLGEEGPVQVETVRFRYPNGTVVTLNQSQVRRTDSRTVFALPSREGKLAYTAPHRGKSFSTPTYVEGSYEVVLPTGMRVGTPILSQVRPNADTKDQIAGRVHLHWGEVTANNLTVRYYLARDLLIFGGIIAAGVVIALLGLAYFRLQIRQLEREREEMGLNVDTDGDEFDQGPPPGMG, encoded by the coding sequence ATGAATCGGCGACTGCTACTCGCGGCCGGGACGCTGGCGCTCCTCGCCGCGACCGCCGGGTGCGCCGGGGTCTTCGGCAACGACCAGTTCAGCGAGAAGCGCCTCGAAGGCGACGCCAACGCGACCTACGAGTGGAACACCACCGCGGACGTGACGCTCAACATCACCAGCGGACAGTATCAGGCCATCTACGACTTCTCGAACCGGTCGCAACTAAAAATATACCAGCGCGAGTCGCTGGGCGAGGAGGGCCCGGTGCAGGTCGAGACCGTGCGGTTCCGGTACCCGAACGGCACGGTCGTCACGCTGAACCAGTCGCAGGTCCGGCGCACCGACTCCCGGACCGTCTTCGCGCTCCCCTCCCGCGAGGGCAAACTCGCCTACACCGCGCCCCACCGCGGGAAGTCCTTTAGCACGCCGACCTACGTCGAAGGCTCCTACGAGGTCGTCCTGCCGACGGGGATGCGGGTCGGCACGCCGATTCTGAGTCAGGTCAGACCCAACGCGGACACCAAAGACCAGATCGCCGGTCGGGTCCACCTCCACTGGGGCGAGGTGACAGCCAACAACCTCACCGTCCGGTACTATCTGGCGCGCGACCTCCTCATCTTCGGCGGCATCATCGCCGCCGGAGTCGTCATCGCCCTGCTGGGGCTGGCCTACTTCCGACTCCAGATTCGGCAACTCGAACGCGAGCGCGAGGAGATGGGCCTGAACGTCGATACCGACGGCGACGAGTTCGACCAAGGGCCGCCGCCGGGGATGGGCTAG